A region of the Bremerella alba genome:
GAGAACCAGCTTAAGGGCGATCAAACAAAGAAATCTGGTTGCTGAATTCTCGGTGCACATCTTGAACGATCCGTTGAAGGGGCTTACGGCGGATACGTCGCTGGGCTTCTTCCAAAAGGCACCACCGCGAGCGAAAGTCAATCGGGCCGGTAGCTTCGGGGTGTTTACCCATATATTGAAACACATGAACACGGATGATGCCGGGCTCTTCGTTTCGCGAGCGACGTAGCGTAGCGAATGGCTTAGATGCTAGCGAACGAACGGCAAGATGCCAACGGTCTTCGACGTGATGGACGATCTGCTGTGGGTCATGGTGGTCGACCAAAGAGAAGTCGGGAAATCCCCAGCGTGCTCGATCTTGGTCTGATTTCAGCCAAAACTCCACACCTAGTGACGTTCGCCGAACGACCACAGCACAGATCCATTTTCCCTGGGGCATTCGAGGTCGTACTAAGCAAAGGTCAACTAGCAGAGAATTAAAACATGCAGCCCATTAGCGGGCCCCTCCGCGATGGTACTGAACATTCAGCATATCGGCAACAATTAAGATCGATGACCAGGATTTTTCTAGAAAATGCCACCGGAATGAGGTAGGCAAGTGTCTTCCCTGGTGCTGTAAACCTGAATTTCTCCATAAGTCTAAATGTCCGACACCCATGGGCTTGTTGGTTGGTTTTTCGTTAACCCGCCTGATTGCCGAGCGACCATCGTTCCACTTCTATCAAACGATTGCGTTTCGCCGCTGACTCGTAACGGCACGTCAATCTGAGACGCCTACGCCCAAAAACCCCCATCATGAGCCATTCGTGACGCGATCAAGGAAAGATAATGCCCTCTTCATACCTTTCTAACGCGTAATTAGAGCTCGACTAGTCGTTTGAACGCATGCGGTTAACCGCAGTAAACGGGCTCTCAAGTGGGAAAATCGTCCGTTTTGATCTCAGTTTGACAGGCGGTTCTCAAATTAAGACAGCGTGTCGACCAGACGGGCGTATTTCTTTAGCCATTCTCAACAAATTTTTCGTGCGAGAAAGCCATAGGGCATAAGAACTTACATAAAACTCAAGGTCAACCTAGACAGTTTTGTTGGTTTCTGGCCCTTGAGTTGCACTAGTGATTTGGCATGGAGAGGGTGTTCGACACGGAGGGTGTCGAGGCCTCACCGAGGGCATAGTACCCGGTCAAGAAGATCCAATTTAATCAAGCCATGGAGGAGTGAGGTCATGTTAGTTTTAAGTCGAAAAGTCGGCGATTCCATCAAGATTGGTGACAACATCGAGATTGTCGTGAATCGTATTTCCGGTAACCGAGTCACCATCGGCGTTGAAGCCCCGAAGGACGTTCGTATCCTACGCGGTGAAGTCGAACTCGAACTTGATGACGACGCTGTCATGGCCCTGACCGGCCTGATGAGCTCGAATGAAGCTAGTTTTAGCCATTCCGCTGGCTAGTGCCTTTGCCCCAACGCCGTTGGTTACATCAACCACGTTCCTAGGATCGCGGCGTTGGGAGTCAGATGCTCTATCGGTCGGAGTCGATCCCACGGTCAACGCATACCTCGAGTTCTCGCGAGATCCAACTGGCAGTCCAATCCACGGCCGCCGGCTCGTGCAGCAAAAGAGGATGGTGAAGTATTAATGTCCGGGATGCGGCATTTTCAGCCCCATGAAGCGTTCCTACTTTCCGAGCCTGGGTATTAGGACGTTTACTGAAACCGCGAAATCCCATTGCCAACGGCAGGCCTATTGCATCTGCTTTGCTGAACAGCAGCTTGGCAATTCGCTCTGACTCGGCAAGCCATGCGTGTTTATAAAACGCTGGTTCGCTGCCTGCCCTCAACGTTATGGGGCTAAGGTGGTCGTCCCACGGTGCGAGCCGTTCTTTAAGGCGTAGCGTGCTGCGTAATCTCGCTTGATTTCTATCATCAAGACGCTTCAACTGAGGAAGCAACACAGCCGCTTGTAGTTCGCTAAGCGGAAATGCGTGATTTCCTCGTTCGCAAAAGATCTTCGCTCGCTGCAAGACATCGGCACGCTTGGTCAGAATCGCACCACCACGACCGGCGGTCAGAAGTTTGCTTCCCCCGAAGCTTAAAACGCCTACGTCGCCAAAGGTCCCTAGACGCTGACCGCCGAGCCTGGCACCGGGGGCCTGACAGGCATCTTCCACGATGGCGATTGACTGGCGATCGGCCAGTTCTCGTATCGCTGGCATATCGGCGATGCCCCCGTGCAGGTGCGAAACGATCACGGCAGATGTCTTCGCCGTGAGTGCCGCCTCGATATTCTCGACATCCAAACACCAGGTATGCGGATTGATATCGACCAGCACAGGAAACAGGCCAGAGTCTTGAATCGCCCGAAAATTACCCGGGAAGTCGTACGCGGCGAGGATCACCTCCGACCCCTCAGGCAGGTTTAAACCGCGCAGGGCAATCTGCACGGCAATGGTACCGGAGGCGCATACTAGCGATGCCGTTACCTCATGAAACGTGGCCAACTCGGCCTCGAGCCGCTCGACGTGAGGGCCGTGATAGCGTCCCCAGCTACCATCTTCGTATGCGCCGAGCAGTGCATCTCGAATGGCCTGATCACCGGGGCAGGGCCAGGCGTTCCAACGGGGATCAAACGGGGGAAGATCGTCGCGATCGCTGATCGTAGGGCTCCTCGGCTAGAATAAAAATCTTCTCGATCTCACATTGACGCACTTTTCTCGATCTTTGTATTGTCTTCCGGCCTCTCGTCATGTCCAGCGTAGGACTTGGCTTCTTGGCATTTGCGTCCGCGGAGTTCCCTAATACCCGATACGAGATCGCGTACCATGACCCATCCCCAAAACTGGTTCATGCCCGTCATTTGCCGGCGTGGTTCGCGCTCAGGGTCCCATTGGATCGCCTTTTTCCTATTGGGCATCCTAATTTCTTCCGGCTGTGCCACGCAAAAGTGGGCCAGTGTTCGCAAGTCTCCCAGCAATCCGCTGGAAGGTCCGCTGCAGTTGATGTCGTACAGCGGCCCAAAGGTCACCGAACGCACGCGACAATCGCTGCGGGTGCTGGGTCTCGAAAACTACGCCGACGGCAGCTACGAAAAGGGCTTGGCTGAATTAGCGGAGATCATCGAGAGCGAACCAACACCCGATAACCTGTATACGTTTGCCGAACTATCATACATCGCCGCAACCCGAGCCGACGCAATGGGCAAGGACGCGACGGCCTTAGAACTGTACGCCGGCAGCGTGTCGCACGCCTATTACTTTCTGTTTGAATGCAAAGAAGGGGTCGCTGCCGATGGCTATGACCCGCGTTTCCGCCAGGCCTGCGACATTTACAACAAGTCGCTCGAAGGATCGCTGCGGCTGGTCAAAGCCCAGGGACGTTTGAAGCAAGGGGAAACGTACCGGATCAAAACGCCTAATCACGTCTTCCATGTTTCGCTCGATGCGATCGGTCGCTGGAAAGGCACCCAGTTCCAAGACTTCAAGTTCACTTCCGACTATCAAGTTGAAGGTTTGAAGAACCAGCATCGGCAGTACGGACTTGGTGTTCCGCTGATTGCCGAGTGCAAGGACCAGCCACCTCTGGCCCCCGGCTCTGACTACTTTCCGCCTAATCTAACGTTTGCCTTGACGGCATTTTTGCAGGTCGAACACACGCCGCAGATCGACCCTGAGACAAACAAGAAGATCCACTACTGCAAGATTTTGCTGTACGATCCGCTAGAGCAGCCGGAGATCGAGATCCACGGCCGGAAGATCCCCTTTGAAGCGGATATCAGCACGCCGCTGGCTTACCTGCTCGATTCGAGTTCGGTCGCGCCAACGTCCATGGCAACGTTGGGTCTGTTGAGCCCCGGCGAGCAGCAAGGGCAACGCGGCATCTATATGCTTGAACCGTACGATCCCAAGAAAATCCCGGTGATGATGGTTCATGGCTTGTGGTCGAGCCCGATGACATGGCTCGAAATGTTCAACGACCTACGTGCCCAGCCAGAGATCCGCGAAAATTACCAGTTCTGGTTCTATCTTTATCCGACGGGACAGCCGTTCTGGATTTCGGCCTCCCAGTTTCGCGCAGACCTGAACGCCATGCGGGCAGACCTCGATCCGCAGCAAACGGCACTGGCACTCGATCAAATGGTGCTGGTCGGTCACAGCATGGGAGGACTCGTCTCGCGCATGCAAACGATCGACAGCCAGAACGATTTCTGGAACTTGGTTTCCGATCAGCCACCTAGCCTGCTCAAAGGCAGCCCAGAAGATACCGACGCATTGAAGGACGTGCTGTTCTTCGAGCCCAATCGATCGGTTCGTCGCGTAATCACCATGGGCACGCCGCATCGCGGAAGCGACTTTGCCAACTCGACCACGCGCTGGCTAGGCAAGAACCTGATCGCGCTACCTAGCTTTGTAACCGGTCGAAGCAATCGACTAATCTCCGAAAACCCTGGGTTCTTCCGCGATCGAGATTTGCTAGAGATCAGCACGAGCGTCGATTCGCTGGCACCGGACTCGCCGGTGCTGCCGGAAATTCTGGACGCCCCCAAAGCACCATGGGTGCAGTACCACACGGTCATCGGCGTGGTCGACCAAGATACCTGGCTGGGCTACTTTGCAGGGCGTAGCGATGGAATCGTGAAGTACGAGAGTGCCCGCTTAGATGAGGCGATTTCAGAAAAGATCGTTACTGCGGATCACAATACGGTCCATCGCAATCCACAAAGTGTGCTAGAGGTTCGACGCATCCTTCGCGATCACGTCACCCAGTTACGGCAAGAATACTACAGCTCGCTAAAGCAACCGGCGATCGAAACGATCACGAACGATCCTGTGTTGCCGGTGGGTCACTTAGCCCCGGTCGAGCGGGCGGTTCCTCAACCGACCAATCCGCTGCGAACCAGCATCTATTCGACTCCCCCGTCGCCGAATTAAGCGTGACCAGGGGAGTCGTTTCTAAGTCTTAGCCAATCGAATTGGTCGCTCGGGCAGCTAGGAAGTCTCGCATGCTAGCGGCACGTGGGGAATCGTTTCGCTTGCTTTCGGTCGCTTCTGGCTTCATGCGATACGAAAGGACGCGGTACTCTTCTTTGCCCTGAGCACTGGCCGTTGCCGATTCAATTTGATCGATGCGCGACAGCGTTGACTGAGGCTCTGCTTCTTCAGCGGCAGATGCTTCTTCCACAGGAGCCGATTCCTCTTCGGGCTCGAGTTCAGCACGCACGATTTTCACGTCGTTAGGAGCGTCGATCCCGATGCGAACGGTGTTGCCTTTCACCTTCAAGATGGTGATGGTGACGCCTTCGCCGATATGAATTTGCTGCTGCTGCTTACGAGTAAGAACTAACATGGCTTTACACTCCGTTGCAAAAAGGGGAAATCCTGAGGTGGTTGTCTTGTGTCTCAAAGCAATTGCAAAGAGGATGCCAAACGACAACCAAATGATACGAATTGGTCTTAAATGGTTCTTTTCATTGGTTTTAGTGTAAATCTGTCCATCTGACCGCCTGCCAAGTAGTGTACAAATTTCCAATGGTTTGGCAACTAGTTTTGTCGAAATGACAATTCGGCAGAGGAAGAATTGCCAAAGTCACCCAATTCAGAATAGTGACCGTGGATGGAAACCGCTCGTAACGCCGCATCTACGCTCAGATGTAGAAACGTGAAGAGAATCGATCGCAAGCTCTGGCCCTCAATCAAAGGGCGGCTAAGGCATCCGGCATGAACCCAGTGGCAGGTCTCTACCTAATCAAGCTCTTGGCACGGGTTGCCTGCGTTTGAAAAGCAGATGCCATTCTTGCCCGGCGCAAAAAAAGGGCCCAGCCACATGACCAAGGGCAGCGTGTCGCTAATAAAGCGACTCAGGTCATGTGGCCGGGCTGGGGCTTGGTATTGAGCGGTTCTTGGTTTTTAGGTCGTTTAGCGACGTAATCAGCCCCCGAATGGCAAACCGAATTCTACCTCTTCTTCGTCTACGTAGATTACCGTAATTGGCATTCTGCGCAAGA
Encoded here:
- a CDS encoding carbon storage regulator, with the translated sequence MLVLSRKVGDSIKIGDNIEIVVNRISGNRVTIGVEAPKDVRILRGEVELELDDDAVMALTGLMSSNEASFSHSAG
- a CDS encoding DegT/DnrJ/EryC1/StrS family aminotransferase, whose protein sequence is MLGAYEDGSWGRYHGPHVERLEAELATFHEVTASLVCASGTIAVQIALRGLNLPEGSEVILAAYDFPGNFRAIQDSGLFPVLVDINPHTWCLDVENIEAALTAKTSAVIVSHLHGGIADMPAIRELADRQSIAIVEDACQAPGARLGGQRLGTFGDVGVLSFGGSKLLTAGRGGAILTKRADVLQRAKIFCERGNHAFPLSELQAAVLLPQLKRLDDRNQARLRSTLRLKERLAPWDDHLSPITLRAGSEPAFYKHAWLAESERIAKLLFSKADAIGLPLAMGFRGFSKRPNTQARKVGTLHGAENAASRTLILHHPLLLHEPAAVDWTASWISRELEVCVDRGIDSDR
- a CDS encoding esterase/lipase family protein, producing MTHPQNWFMPVICRRGSRSGSHWIAFFLLGILISSGCATQKWASVRKSPSNPLEGPLQLMSYSGPKVTERTRQSLRVLGLENYADGSYEKGLAELAEIIESEPTPDNLYTFAELSYIAATRADAMGKDATALELYAGSVSHAYYFLFECKEGVAADGYDPRFRQACDIYNKSLEGSLRLVKAQGRLKQGETYRIKTPNHVFHVSLDAIGRWKGTQFQDFKFTSDYQVEGLKNQHRQYGLGVPLIAECKDQPPLAPGSDYFPPNLTFALTAFLQVEHTPQIDPETNKKIHYCKILLYDPLEQPEIEIHGRKIPFEADISTPLAYLLDSSSVAPTSMATLGLLSPGEQQGQRGIYMLEPYDPKKIPVMMVHGLWSSPMTWLEMFNDLRAQPEIRENYQFWFYLYPTGQPFWISASQFRADLNAMRADLDPQQTALALDQMVLVGHSMGGLVSRMQTIDSQNDFWNLVSDQPPSLLKGSPEDTDALKDVLFFEPNRSVRRVITMGTPHRGSDFANSTTRWLGKNLIALPSFVTGRSNRLISENPGFFRDRDLLEISTSVDSLAPDSPVLPEILDAPKAPWVQYHTVIGVVDQDTWLGYFAGRSDGIVKYESARLDEAISEKIVTADHNTVHRNPQSVLEVRRILRDHVTQLRQEYYSSLKQPAIETITNDPVLPVGHLAPVERAVPQPTNPLRTSIYSTPPSPN
- a CDS encoding carbon storage regulator produces the protein MLVLTRKQQQQIHIGEGVTITILKVKGNTVRIGIDAPNDVKIVRAELEPEEESAPVEEASAAEEAEPQSTLSRIDQIESATASAQGKEEYRVLSYRMKPEATESKRNDSPRAASMRDFLAARATNSIG